The Spirosoma foliorum genome has a window encoding:
- the glgB gene encoding 1,4-alpha-glucan branching protein GlgB has product MAKRKPTTPPAQADSSIQPTLPEPAISQAAPAEVPAQNDGPYSRFTDFDIHLFRAGKHQRLYEKFGSHTVEYNGVVGTYFAVWAPSARYVAVIGNFNGWDKGSHPLNVRWDSSGIWEGFIPHIGRGETYKYFIVHESGRELEKGDPYAHWWEVPPKTASVVWDTYYEWNDQDWMANRHAKNSLNAPISVYEMHMASWRRDPGNPERELSYGEIADALVPYLQDMGFTHVEFMPVMQYPYAPSWGYQITGYFAPSSRFGTPQEFMQLVDRLHQAGIGVLLDWVPSHFPGDAHGLYEFDGSHLYEHPDMRKGYHPDWKSYVFNYGRPEVRSFLLSNALFWLDRCHADGLRVDAVASMLYLDYSRNAGEWEPNIFGGRENLDTISLFKEINEAIYKEYPDTQTIAEESTAFPGVSRPVYTGGLGFGMKWMMGWMNDTLRYFERDPAFRKFHQDELTFSTIYAFTENFMLPLSHDEVVYGKQSLVGKMPGDEWQRFANLRLLFAYMFTHSGTKLLFMGGEFGQTSEWKFDNSLDWHLLNYGPHKGMAACVKALNNLYKSEPALYERNFTADGFEWIDTTDRENTVVTYCRKGNNPDDFLLIILNMTPIPRTNYRIGVPLAGTYKEVFNSDATDFYGSGVGNTSPLASEGETWHGRPQSLQINVPPLGAVVLKLIN; this is encoded by the coding sequence GCACAAGCCGACTCGTCGATACAACCCACCTTACCTGAACCAGCTATTAGCCAGGCAGCTCCGGCCGAAGTGCCAGCACAGAACGACGGCCCTTATTCTCGATTTACCGATTTCGATATTCATTTGTTTCGGGCCGGAAAGCACCAGCGGCTTTACGAAAAATTTGGCTCGCATACCGTCGAATACAATGGTGTTGTAGGGACCTACTTCGCCGTATGGGCTCCTTCGGCACGTTATGTGGCTGTTATTGGTAATTTCAATGGCTGGGATAAAGGCAGTCATCCCTTAAATGTTCGATGGGATTCGTCAGGCATTTGGGAGGGATTCATTCCCCATATTGGCCGGGGCGAAACCTATAAATATTTTATTGTTCACGAAAGTGGCCGTGAACTGGAAAAAGGCGATCCATACGCCCATTGGTGGGAAGTTCCGCCCAAAACCGCTTCGGTCGTTTGGGATACCTACTACGAATGGAACGACCAGGATTGGATGGCTAATCGTCATGCTAAAAATTCGCTCAACGCGCCTATTTCAGTGTATGAGATGCACATGGCCTCCTGGCGACGTGATCCAGGTAACCCTGAGCGAGAGTTGAGCTATGGCGAAATTGCCGACGCGCTGGTGCCATACTTACAGGATATGGGCTTTACGCACGTTGAGTTCATGCCGGTAATGCAATACCCTTATGCTCCTTCGTGGGGGTACCAGATTACAGGTTATTTTGCGCCGAGTAGCCGATTTGGTACACCGCAGGAGTTTATGCAACTCGTTGATCGGCTGCACCAGGCAGGCATTGGCGTGCTGTTGGACTGGGTTCCCTCCCACTTCCCAGGTGATGCCCACGGCTTATACGAGTTCGATGGCTCGCATTTGTACGAACATCCCGACATGCGGAAAGGCTATCATCCCGACTGGAAAAGCTACGTTTTCAACTACGGTCGACCTGAGGTTCGTTCGTTTTTGTTGAGTAACGCCCTGTTCTGGCTCGATCGTTGCCATGCTGATGGACTCCGCGTTGATGCAGTTGCGTCGATGCTCTATCTGGATTACTCCCGAAATGCGGGCGAATGGGAGCCTAATATTTTTGGTGGTCGAGAGAACCTGGATACGATCTCGCTGTTCAAGGAAATTAACGAAGCCATTTACAAAGAATACCCAGATACCCAGACGATTGCCGAAGAATCGACCGCCTTCCCCGGTGTATCGAGACCCGTTTATACGGGAGGCTTAGGCTTTGGCATGAAATGGATGATGGGGTGGATGAATGACACTCTTCGGTATTTCGAGCGCGATCCAGCTTTCCGCAAGTTCCACCAGGACGAACTAACCTTCAGTACGATTTATGCCTTTACCGAAAACTTCATGCTGCCTCTTTCGCACGATGAAGTGGTATATGGTAAACAATCGCTGGTGGGTAAAATGCCGGGCGATGAGTGGCAACGCTTTGCTAACCTGAGGTTATTGTTTGCGTATATGTTTACGCACTCAGGCACCAAACTGCTGTTTATGGGCGGTGAATTTGGACAAACGTCTGAGTGGAAATTCGACAACAGTCTCGACTGGCATTTGCTGAATTACGGTCCGCACAAAGGCATGGCGGCTTGTGTAAAAGCCCTCAATAACCTCTATAAATCCGAACCGGCCTTATACGAACGGAATTTCACGGCAGACGGCTTTGAATGGATTGATACGACAGACCGTGAAAATACGGTTGTTACGTATTGCCGCAAAGGCAACAATCCCGACGACTTCTTACTGATTATCCTGAATATGACCCCGATCCCACGAACCAATTATCGTATTGGTGTGCCTTTGGCCGGGACTTATAAGGAAGTCTTTAACAGCGATGCAACCGATTTTTATGGAAGTGGAGTGGGCAATACGTCACCGCTTGCCAGCGAAGGAGAAACGTGGCACGGTCGTCCTCAATCGCTTCAGATTAATGTGCCTCCATTAGGCGCGGTCGTTCTGAAGTTAATTAATTAG